Proteins co-encoded in one Pelobates fuscus isolate aPelFus1 chromosome 5, aPelFus1.pri, whole genome shotgun sequence genomic window:
- the LOC134610457 gene encoding olfactory receptor 11L1-like — protein sequence MTVRNESRVTEIILLGFGNLYGFNILIFIIFLNIFLFTVTGNLLIIVLVLISHNLHFPMYFFLCHLSLSDILLTTTTLPSLMEAILHGGKVMTILGCITQLYFFSGITITECFLLAVMSYDRYLAICVPLRYVTIMDFTLRTCLSVLPWILGFTTNLLGIIPISNFQFCDGNIIDHIYCDLSPLQKLSCSDTSLMEFIAIVTSAPLFICPCGFIILTYVHILLMILRIPSTTGRQKAFSTCSSHLLVVGAFYGTLITKYMIPSIGHLLLLNKMISLLHTVFTPLFNPLVYSLRNQDIRTALRKISKH from the coding sequence ATGACTGTAAGGAATGAATCGAGAGTGACAGAAATCATACTTCTAGGCTTTGGAAATCTTTATGGCTTCAACATTTTAATTTTCATCATATTCCTTAACATTTTCTTGTTCACAGTAACTGGAAATCTTCTGATCATTGTGTTAGTTTTAATCAGCCATAACCTTCATTTTCCCATGTACTTCTTCCTTTGTCATCTATCACTGTCTGATATTCTCCTCACAACAACTACTTTACCTAGCCTGATGGAAGCAATCTTACATGGTGGGAAAGTTATGACAATTCTTGGCTGTATAACTCAATTGTATTTCTTTAGTGGTATTACTATTACAGAATGTTTCCTGCTTGCAGTGATGTCCTATGATCGATACCTGGCTATATGTGTCCCATTGCGCTACGTCACTATCATGGACTTTACATTgcgtacctgtctgtctgtcttaccCTGGATATTAGGATTTACCACAAACCTATTAGGTATCATACCGATATCCAACTTTCAGTTCTGTGATGGAAACATCATTGACCATATATATTGTGACCTTTCCCCTCTCCAAAAACTTTCATGTTCAGACACGTCTCTGATGGAATTTATAGCAATTGTAACTTCTGCTCCTTTATTTATTTGTCCTTGTGGTTTTATCATATTGACTTATGTTCATATCTTACTTATGATACTTAGGATCCCTTCTACAACCGGAAGACAGAAAGCCTTTTCAACCTGCAGTTCTCACCTTCTCGTGGTTGGTGCCTTCTACGGGACATTAATAACCAAGTATATGATACCATCCATAGGTCatttattgcttttaaataagATGATATcattgctgcacactgtgtttaccCCGCTATTTAACCCTTTAGTATACAGTCTAAGAAACCAAGACATCAGGACAGCACTAAGAAAGATTTCTAAACATTAG